The Vallitalea okinawensis genome window below encodes:
- the addA gene encoding helicase-exonuclease AddAB subunit AddA has translation MSDVQWTNEQKRVIDHRKGNLLVAAAAGSGKTAVLVERIITMLVDEEDPINIDELLVVTFTNLAAGEMKERISEALSKKLEDNPSNTRLRKQLNLLSHASINTIHSFCLDVIRRNFHQLDLDPNFRVADETEILLLKSDVLAEVLEEYYTEGQDEFFNLVESYGGIKYDTPLESYILNLHSFIQSYPWPEQWLDEQVGLFDIHSVEELKESAWIEVLMKDVGLILEGVKDALNKALQLSRSPEGPEVYEATLLEDMEKVDNLILAYKKSFLDLEQVISQVKFGRMKTCRQQVDEDIKEQCKAIRSKQVIDVIKELKSNVFFKSPEVLLDDLKQVYPVLRMLAQVVRSFDLRFKEAKKDKALIDYNDIEHIALNILVHLKEGQVVPTKEAMDLQNKYREILIDEYQDSNLVQEIILTSISRKEKEQPNIFMVGDVKQSIYRFRMARPDLFVEKYEAYDLNDESLYKRIDLFKNFRSRKEVLDGVNYIFKYAMNKDIGEIIYDDLASLHAGATFKEQEIGIAGGPIEIELVDLKVNEELYEDQVLDIIKDLSSVEIEAKLVANKIEDVINPQNKIVVYDKVLDEYRQPRYEDIVILMRATSSRAEIFLDELAARGIPAYAESNFGYFDALEVKTILALLKIIDNPMQDIPLLTVLRSPMVDLNVDELTAIRVNLKEGTFYDALVCYAEGELFTTALGRKLNHFIQQLRLWRQEAAYTHLHDFIWKLYMETDYYYYVTAMPGGNQRKANLDALLDKAIKFEKGSYRGLFNFIKVMEKIKTNQGDFGAAKTLGPNENIVRIMSIHKSKGLEFPIAIVAGMGKTFNKMDLNKKIILHQDLGFGPDFINFEERYSSKTIAKAAISHKIKKENLSEEMRILYVALTRAKEKLILTGTVSNLNKKIKEWAFDTSEDGFLPSYRSMAAKNYFDWVMPLVMRHKDGAKLSESAGSHLSFIEDTSTWIIQTYELGDLIQLEELMDQSDDQVAGQHQLLQAEQLDWSYSKYYLSEIPLKVTVSELKKKSMVDEGMVSADLIKNEEEDFYRPHFIEGQTGYTAAEKGTIFHKVMYHLDLHQISTFSEVEKQLQHMVKSKRLLPEEKETIYINNIVKFSQTDIYKRLIKSVRIEKEVPFVLGIDAKEIFDIIDDDLVMIQGVIDCFFEEDNEIVLLDYKTDYVKNDISKILIQRYGKQMELYKMAIEKNIGKKVKEIYLYSTSLGEAISLPIEA, from the coding sequence TTGAGTGATGTACAATGGACCAATGAGCAAAAGCGGGTCATCGACCATCGAAAAGGTAATCTTTTAGTAGCGGCAGCAGCAGGATCAGGTAAAACAGCAGTGCTTGTTGAACGAATAATTACCATGTTAGTTGATGAAGAAGACCCAATCAATATTGATGAACTCCTCGTTGTAACGTTTACAAATTTGGCCGCAGGAGAAATGAAAGAAAGAATTTCCGAAGCACTATCTAAGAAATTAGAAGATAACCCAAGTAATACAAGGTTAAGAAAGCAACTTAACCTACTTAGTCACGCCTCAATTAATACAATACATTCATTTTGCTTAGATGTCATAAGAAGAAATTTTCATCAATTGGATTTGGATCCTAATTTTAGAGTAGCAGATGAAACGGAAATATTATTATTGAAAAGCGATGTGTTAGCTGAAGTTTTAGAAGAATATTATACAGAAGGGCAAGATGAATTCTTCAATCTCGTGGAGAGTTATGGTGGAATTAAGTACGATACTCCCTTAGAGAGCTATATATTAAACCTGCATAGTTTTATTCAGAGCTATCCTTGGCCAGAACAATGGTTAGATGAGCAGGTAGGTTTGTTTGATATCCACTCAGTTGAAGAACTAAAAGAATCTGCTTGGATAGAAGTACTCATGAAAGATGTTGGATTGATACTAGAGGGTGTAAAAGATGCACTTAATAAGGCATTACAATTAAGTCGAAGTCCAGAAGGACCAGAAGTTTATGAGGCAACGTTACTAGAGGATATGGAAAAGGTAGATAACCTCATATTGGCTTATAAAAAATCTTTTTTGGATTTAGAGCAAGTAATCAGTCAAGTTAAATTTGGGAGAATGAAAACCTGTCGACAACAAGTAGATGAAGATATTAAGGAGCAATGTAAAGCCATTCGGAGCAAACAAGTCATCGACGTCATTAAAGAATTGAAGTCCAATGTTTTCTTTAAAAGCCCTGAAGTACTGTTAGATGATTTAAAACAAGTCTATCCAGTTTTGAGGATGTTGGCTCAGGTAGTAAGATCATTTGACTTACGGTTTAAGGAAGCTAAGAAAGATAAAGCTTTAATCGATTATAACGATATAGAACACATTGCATTAAATATTTTAGTCCATCTAAAAGAGGGACAAGTTGTTCCTACTAAAGAAGCTATGGACTTACAGAATAAATATAGAGAGATTCTTATTGATGAGTACCAAGATAGTAATCTAGTTCAAGAGATTATATTAACCAGTATATCGAGAAAAGAAAAGGAGCAACCTAATATCTTTATGGTAGGGGATGTGAAGCAAAGTATTTATCGTTTTAGAATGGCAAGACCAGACCTCTTTGTTGAAAAGTATGAAGCCTATGATTTAAATGATGAAAGCTTGTATAAACGCATTGATTTATTTAAGAATTTCAGAAGTCGTAAAGAAGTTCTTGATGGCGTAAATTATATATTCAAGTATGCTATGAACAAAGACATTGGGGAGATTATTTACGATGATTTAGCTTCTTTACATGCTGGAGCAACATTTAAGGAGCAAGAAATAGGCATTGCTGGAGGTCCTATAGAGATCGAATTAGTTGATCTAAAAGTCAACGAAGAGCTTTATGAAGACCAGGTTCTTGACATCATTAAAGACCTTTCCTCTGTTGAAATTGAAGCGAAATTGGTGGCCAACAAAATAGAAGATGTTATTAACCCACAGAATAAAATCGTTGTTTACGATAAAGTGTTGGATGAATATCGTCAACCGCGCTACGAAGATATTGTGATTTTGATGCGTGCTACCAGTTCAAGAGCGGAAATATTTCTAGATGAGTTGGCAGCAAGAGGAATACCTGCTTATGCTGAATCCAATTTTGGATATTTTGATGCATTGGAAGTTAAGACTATCCTTGCACTGCTTAAAATAATTGATAATCCTATGCAAGATATTCCTTTGTTAACGGTGTTACGTTCACCTATGGTGGACTTAAATGTAGATGAATTAACAGCTATACGTGTTAATTTAAAGGAAGGTACTTTTTATGATGCGCTTGTGTGTTATGCAGAGGGAGAACTGTTTACTACTGCCTTAGGAAGAAAGCTCAATCATTTCATACAACAACTAAGATTATGGCGTCAAGAAGCAGCCTATACCCATTTACATGACTTCATTTGGAAACTCTATATGGAGACGGATTACTATTATTATGTAACTGCTATGCCAGGCGGAAATCAAAGAAAAGCTAATTTGGATGCACTACTGGACAAAGCAATTAAATTTGAAAAAGGTAGTTATCGGGGCTTATTTAATTTCATTAAAGTAATGGAGAAGATAAAGACAAACCAGGGAGATTTTGGAGCAGCTAAAACCCTCGGACCTAATGAAAATATTGTCCGTATTATGAGTATTCATAAGAGTAAAGGTTTAGAATTTCCGATTGCTATTGTTGCAGGAATGGGGAAAACTTTTAATAAGATGGACTTAAATAAAAAAATCATTTTACATCAAGACTTAGGCTTTGGACCTGATTTTATAAATTTTGAGGAACGTTATAGTTCTAAAACCATAGCAAAAGCGGCTATAAGCCATAAAATAAAAAAAGAAAATTTATCAGAAGAAATGCGTATACTATATGTAGCGTTAACTCGAGCTAAAGAGAAATTAATTTTGACAGGAACGGTTTCAAATCTTAATAAAAAAATAAAAGAATGGGCTTTTGATACATCAGAGGATGGTTTTCTTCCAAGCTACAGAAGTATGGCTGCAAAGAATTATTTTGATTGGGTTATGCCCTTAGTTATGCGGCATAAAGATGGAGCTAAACTTTCAGAGAGTGCTGGTTCACATCTATCTTTCATAGAAGATACTTCTACTTGGATTATTCAAACTTATGAATTAGGGGATTTGATTCAACTAGAAGAGTTGATGGATCAAAGTGATGATCAAGTAGCTGGACAACATCAACTATTACAAGCAGAACAACTTGATTGGAGCTATTCCAAATACTATTTAAGTGAAATACCATTAAAAGTTACTGTTTCAGAATTGAAAAAGAAATCAATGGTTGATGAAGGAATGGTATCTGCTGACCTTATTAAAAATGAAGAGGAAGATTTTTATCGACCCCATTTTATAGAAGGTCAAACGGGGTATACAGCTGCTGAAAAGGGAACGATTTTTCATAAAGTGATGTATCATCTGGATTTACACCAAATCAGTACTTTTTCAGAGGTAGAAAAGCAATTACAGCATATGGTGAAGAGCAAGCGATTATTACCAGAAGAAAAAGAAACTATTTATATTAATAACATAGTCAAGTTTAGTCAAACTGATATTTATAAAAGACTTATCAAGTCAGTAAGAATAGAAAAAGAAGTTCCTTTTGTTCTGGGCATAGATGCTAAAGAAATTTTTGATATTATAGATGATGATTTGGTAATGATTCAAGGGGTTATCGATTGTTTTTTCGAAGAAGATAATGAGATTGTTCTCTTAGATTATAAAACGGATTATGTAAAAAATGATATTTCAAAAATTTTAATACAACGATATGGTAAGCAAATGGAGTTGTATAAAATGGCCATTGAAAAAAATATTGGGAAGAAGGTTAAAGAGATCTACTTATATAGCACATCGTTAGGTGAAGCAATTTCATTACCTATAGAAGCCTAA
- a CDS encoding DUF6320 domain-containing protein, which produces MPYCPKCGVEVDRKIDNCPLCTFPIPDVGSPKKKNDEERFPITLNIYPQRIKEMRNISYFAISIVCFAAVLICYTVANAFNQSGPWLNYTVIGIIGGWLAIYFLFGFAKGFIRGNLGCALVAIGMCYFLDQVDGTFTWFNQIALPIIFSYIIIAFVLYTIFMKFRHQVEFLTIAIYICAGFGLFALVLQLIISNFIADSLMVDWSIIILIVMISIILLLLGLKFGIPDDFKEKLKRKFHI; this is translated from the coding sequence ATGCCTTATTGCCCTAAATGTGGTGTGGAAGTAGACCGAAAAATTGATAATTGTCCACTATGCACCTTTCCTATACCAGATGTAGGTTCACCAAAGAAAAAAAATGATGAAGAGCGGTTTCCAATAACCTTAAATATATATCCCCAACGTATCAAGGAAATGAGAAATATTAGCTATTTTGCTATCTCCATTGTTTGTTTTGCAGCTGTATTGATTTGTTATACTGTTGCAAATGCCTTTAATCAAAGCGGACCTTGGCTAAATTATACGGTTATAGGTATTATAGGTGGGTGGTTAGCCATTTATTTTCTATTTGGTTTTGCTAAGGGATTTATAAGAGGAAATTTAGGTTGTGCATTAGTTGCTATAGGGATGTGTTATTTTTTGGATCAAGTTGATGGAACATTCACTTGGTTTAACCAAATAGCTCTTCCGATTATATTCAGTTATATCATCATTGCTTTTGTGCTATATACTATTTTTATGAAGTTCCGCCATCAGGTTGAGTTTTTAACCATAGCCATATATATATGTGCGGGTTTTGGATTATTTGCATTAGTTTTACAGTTGATCATATCCAACTTTATTGCTGATAGTTTGATGGTAGACTGGTCCATCATTATTTTGATTGTTATGATTTCAATTATTCTTCTTCTTTTAGGGCTAAAATTTGGAATACCTGACGACTTCAAGGAAAAACTTAAACGTAAATTCCATATATAA
- a CDS encoding sensor histidine kinase, which yields MKNKKYNPKTLSYKIWIEFAKILIILFIVLFILNITIIEKNRSDGMYEKLRAFAITSEYYDLEGVLDDNENSRLPVFFTIKLNESRSIIEDIVINDFAKETYFHHLLEDQILNKISNLIVKDTDKHTQGKISHSFSDYYYYSVLSDNNTITVYVLKTNDSILDFFIMLILIGVLLSFLFIISRNAAKKIAAPIQELKGFATEIASKNWDYSIELSDTVEVNDLIYGLKEMSKSLKEADNREREFLQSVSHDLKTPVMIIKGYIEAVKDGKYNTEDIEFLNIITDESNRLERKIIQLLRLNALDHVQRDKSTWEEVSIDRMIKNLVKKYKIICPNINWQLNLQQLEIIGDVESLLVAFENILDNQIRFAKKQIKIHISNKNEIIISNDGPLISIENPEDLFESHTKDKQGNFGLGLAIVKRVIRIHDGDIHVSNSENGVEFSILFNRSTNY from the coding sequence ATGAAAAATAAAAAGTATAATCCCAAAACATTAAGTTATAAAATATGGATTGAATTTGCTAAGATACTTATTATCCTTTTTATCGTTTTATTCATATTAAACATTACGATAATTGAAAAAAATCGTAGTGATGGTATGTATGAAAAGCTAAGAGCATTTGCTATTACTTCAGAATATTATGATCTCGAAGGCGTTTTGGATGATAATGAAAATTCTCGGTTGCCAGTATTTTTTACAATTAAACTCAACGAGAGTCGATCTATCATTGAGGATATCGTCATCAATGATTTTGCTAAAGAAACTTATTTTCATCATTTACTAGAAGATCAAATTCTAAATAAGATATCAAATTTAATTGTTAAAGATACTGATAAGCATACTCAAGGTAAAATCAGTCATTCTTTTTCAGATTATTATTATTATAGTGTTTTAAGCGATAATAATACTATCACTGTTTATGTGTTAAAAACCAATGATAGTATACTAGACTTTTTCATTATGTTAATTTTGATTGGAGTCCTCTTATCCTTTCTATTCATCATATCGAGAAATGCAGCAAAAAAGATTGCAGCACCTATACAAGAATTAAAGGGTTTTGCTACTGAAATAGCAAGTAAAAACTGGGATTATTCAATCGAACTGTCAGATACAGTTGAAGTAAATGACTTAATCTATGGTTTAAAAGAAATGAGTAAATCACTAAAAGAAGCAGATAATAGGGAACGAGAATTTCTCCAATCAGTATCCCATGATTTAAAAACACCGGTGATGATCATTAAAGGTTATATTGAAGCTGTAAAAGATGGGAAATATAATACAGAAGACATTGAATTCCTCAATATCATTACGGATGAATCAAATAGATTAGAAAGAAAGATTATTCAGTTATTAAGGTTGAATGCCTTAGATCATGTGCAAAGAGATAAAAGTACCTGGGAAGAAGTAAGTATAGATAGGATGATTAAAAATCTTGTTAAAAAATATAAAATTATATGCCCCAATATTAACTGGCAATTAAACCTCCAACAGTTAGAAATAATCGGCGATGTTGAATCTCTACTGGTTGCTTTTGAAAATATTTTGGACAATCAGATAAGATTTGCTAAGAAGCAAATTAAAATCCACATATCTAATAAAAATGAAATTATCATATCTAATGACGGTCCTCTCATTTCTATTGAAAATCCAGAGGATTTATTCGAAAGTCATACCAAAGATAAGCAAGGAAATTTTGGGCTTGGGTTGGCTATAGTCAAAAGGGTTATTAGAATTCATGATGGTGATATTCATGTAAGTAATTCTGAAAATGGAGTTGAGTTTAGTATTTTATTTAATAGAAGCACAAACTACTAA
- a CDS encoding response regulator transcription factor gives MKRGVSIKNIYLVEDEEHLSSLLTTYLEDEGYKVKTFSDGLKAYKEINNDVDLWILDIMVSGMNGYTLIKEIKKLNKEIPVIFMSARNAELDRVIGLEMGSDDYLPKPFLPRELVLRVNRLLNNANSKIVDSTELIGDYLFRRQTRDLSIDDENIVLTNKEYDLLNYFIQNLEVAVKRDEIIDNVWGLDYFGSSRVVDDTIRRIRKKAPYLPIENVYGYGYILKRELSYEK, from the coding sequence TTGAAACGAGGTGTTAGTATTAAGAATATATATTTAGTAGAAGATGAAGAACATCTGTCATCATTGCTGACAACTTATTTAGAAGATGAAGGATATAAGGTGAAAACATTCAGCGATGGATTAAAAGCATATAAAGAAATAAATAATGATGTGGATTTATGGATACTCGATATCATGGTATCAGGAATGAATGGATACACCTTAATCAAAGAAATAAAGAAACTTAATAAAGAAATTCCTGTGATATTTATGTCTGCTCGTAATGCTGAATTGGACCGTGTAATTGGATTAGAAATGGGTAGTGATGATTATCTCCCTAAGCCATTTTTGCCGAGAGAGTTAGTTTTAAGGGTAAACAGATTACTCAATAATGCGAACAGTAAAATAGTTGATTCAACTGAACTTATAGGAGATTACTTATTCCGAAGGCAAACTAGAGACTTATCTATAGATGATGAAAACATCGTGCTTACAAATAAAGAATATGATTTATTAAATTACTTTATTCAAAACCTAGAAGTAGCAGTAAAAAGAGATGAAATAATTGATAATGTTTGGGGTTTAGATTACTTTGGTTCATCAAGAGTTGTTGATGATACAATAAGACGTATAAGGAAGAAGGCACCATACTTGCCCATCGAAAATGTCTATGGATATGGCTATATCCTGAAGCGCGAGTTGAGTTATGAAAAATAA
- a CDS encoding cold shock domain-containing protein, producing the protein MMNGTVKWFNAEKGFGFITAEDGNDVFAHFSQINKDGYKTLEEGERVTFDIVEGPKGPQAENITTAY; encoded by the coding sequence ATGATGAATGGAACAGTTAAATGGTTTAATGCAGAAAAAGGTTTTGGTTTTATTACAGCAGAAGATGGAAATGATGTATTTGCTCACTTTTCACAAATAAATAAAGATGGTTACAAAACTCTTGAAGAAGGCGAAAGAGTAACTTTTGACATCGTTGAAGGTCCAAAAGGTCCTCAAGCTGAAAATATTACAACAGCTTATTAA
- a CDS encoding V-type ATP synthase subunit D encodes MDTTLFPTKGNLIKAKASLRLSKQGYELLDKKRNILIREMMLLIDKADAIQKEIDVTFSGAYEALQMANITIGISTVEEIGYAIDEEIGVHIKVRSIMGVEIPVVTIEEKEIKPQFGVSRTNIALDEAFQKFYKVKHLTVVIAEIENAIYRLAINIKRTQKRANALKNVMIPRYERITKDITNALEEKEREEFTRLKMIKAKKERAS; translated from the coding sequence ATGGATACAACTTTATTTCCTACCAAGGGGAATTTGATTAAAGCAAAGGCTTCTCTTCGGCTATCCAAGCAAGGTTATGAATTACTGGATAAGAAGCGTAATATTTTAATACGTGAAATGATGTTACTTATTGATAAAGCGGATGCTATACAAAAGGAAATCGATGTTACCTTTAGCGGCGCTTATGAGGCTTTACAAATGGCGAATATTACAATTGGTATCAGTACAGTTGAAGAAATCGGTTATGCTATTGATGAAGAGATCGGTGTTCATATCAAAGTACGTAGTATTATGGGTGTTGAAATACCTGTTGTCACTATTGAAGAAAAGGAAATAAAACCTCAGTTTGGTGTTTCAAGAACTAACATTGCTTTAGATGAAGCTTTCCAGAAGTTCTATAAGGTTAAGCACTTGACAGTTGTTATTGCTGAGATAGAAAATGCTATCTACCGATTAGCCATTAATATTAAACGGACACAGAAGAGAGCTAATGCCTTAAAAAATGTAATGATTCCTCGTTATGAACGTATTACGAAAGATATTACCAATGCTTTAGAGGAGAAAGAACGTGAAGAATTTACTCGACTTAAAATGATTAAAGCGAAGAAGGAAAGAGCAAGTTAA
- a CDS encoding ArsR family transcriptional regulator, producing the protein MKLPKIEYNMACEFIFSMIRLFKEEAFLDYKKMILEKDKDIEEYIKNVNNELSFLIKRDMELLISDFVGGMFGLINASIYADIKTVPELLVYIEQTEPLDLLADILETWDIDLENHEEDKLISIIREQIIGRLDIITKDDEVIREYLKHPKEMQQRLLHIMTYYYEHHFKAEEKRIEDILKQKVLAHQILLEGHTEAFIKNMLFFTSAKEFEESSIRLFVMYFGEFNNIYNVKNGTVYYFYGFSLEQRLNQEYNKVVRKEFLRLLQDDTRYEIIKLLANKKWYGKELADHFELTTATMSYHLTKLTTFGIVIIERGINKRIYYSLDKKEFTSLYTSVLDDIFEEC; encoded by the coding sequence ATGAAATTACCAAAGATTGAATACAACATGGCATGTGAATTTATTTTTTCTATGATTCGTCTATTCAAAGAAGAAGCATTCTTAGATTATAAGAAAATGATTTTAGAAAAAGATAAAGATATAGAAGAGTACATTAAAAATGTTAATAATGAATTGAGTTTTCTTATTAAACGTGATATGGAACTACTCATTAGTGATTTTGTTGGAGGAATGTTTGGATTAATCAATGCTTCCATTTATGCAGATATTAAAACAGTTCCAGAGCTTTTAGTTTATATTGAACAGACAGAACCTCTAGATTTATTAGCTGATATTTTGGAAACCTGGGATATTGATCTTGAAAATCATGAAGAAGATAAATTAATTAGTATTATAAGAGAGCAAATCATTGGAAGACTTGATATCATAACAAAAGATGATGAAGTCATTAGAGAATACTTGAAGCATCCAAAAGAGATGCAACAAAGGTTATTGCATATTATGACCTATTATTATGAACATCATTTTAAAGCAGAAGAAAAGCGAATTGAAGACATTTTAAAGCAAAAGGTACTTGCTCATCAAATTCTCTTAGAAGGACATACAGAGGCATTTATAAAAAACATGCTATTTTTTACTTCAGCTAAGGAATTTGAAGAATCAAGTATCCGCTTATTTGTTATGTACTTTGGTGAATTTAATAACATTTATAATGTGAAGAATGGAACTGTCTATTACTTCTATGGTTTTTCTTTAGAACAAAGATTAAATCAAGAATACAATAAGGTAGTAAGAAAAGAGTTTCTTAGATTACTACAAGATGATACAAGATATGAAATTATTAAGCTTCTAGCTAATAAGAAGTGGTATGGTAAAGAATTAGCAGATCATTTTGAGTTAACGACTGCTACAATGAGTTACCATTTAACAAAGTTAACGACTTTTGGCATTGTGATTATTGAAAGAGGCATTAATAAACGCATTTATTATAGTCTTGATAAGAAAGAATTTACAAGTTTATATACAAGCGTTTTAGATGATATTTTTGAAGAGTGTTAG
- a CDS encoding M14 family metallopeptidase has product MASLKKGDQGPRVQLVQYILQLIGFNPGQINGIFDQETENAVTSFQENLGLIDDGIVGVETMEALEPYLLGYQEYQIQRGDTYASIAKNFGTSTMTIQIANPDINPQALVPGTVIIVPYGYDLVKTNVPYTFEVLNYDIRGLQARYPFIKVDSIGRSVKGNELYRIQLGKGPNQVTYNASHHSNEWITTPVLMKWIEEFLKSYVRNEPLRGYNISDIWNGSTIDIIPMVNPDGVDLVINGPNPEEDNVEQLIGWNFGNDDFSDWKSNINGVDLNRNYDAAWDEYKELEADFGVTGPGPALYAGKAPESQPEVKAMVDFTMAKEYRLTLAYHTQGQVIFWDFMNFEPPESLPIGEEFSKVSGYVLADPALSQSFAGYKDWFIKEFSRPGYTIEAGIGKNPLPLEQFGTIYEDNEELLLLASVI; this is encoded by the coding sequence ATGGCAAGTTTGAAAAAGGGGGATCAGGGACCTCGCGTGCAGCTTGTTCAATACATATTACAGCTTATTGGGTTTAATCCAGGACAAATAAACGGTATATTTGATCAAGAGACTGAGAATGCAGTCACTAGCTTTCAAGAAAACTTAGGATTAATAGATGATGGTATTGTTGGAGTAGAAACAATGGAAGCTTTAGAGCCATATTTGTTAGGATATCAGGAATATCAGATACAAAGAGGTGATACCTATGCAAGTATAGCCAAAAATTTTGGTACATCCACAATGACCATCCAAATTGCTAATCCAGATATTAATCCTCAAGCATTAGTGCCAGGCACAGTAATAATTGTTCCGTATGGCTATGATTTAGTTAAGACAAATGTTCCTTATACCTTTGAAGTACTCAATTATGATATCAGGGGACTTCAAGCCAGATATCCATTTATTAAAGTAGATAGTATTGGAAGAAGCGTTAAAGGAAATGAACTTTATCGCATTCAACTAGGTAAAGGACCTAATCAAGTTACCTATAATGCATCACATCATTCAAACGAATGGATTACCACACCTGTTTTAATGAAATGGATTGAGGAATTTTTGAAATCCTATGTAAGAAATGAACCATTACGGGGTTATAACATTTCGGATATATGGAATGGAAGCACAATTGATATTATTCCTATGGTTAATCCAGATGGTGTAGATTTAGTTATCAATGGACCAAATCCAGAAGAAGATAACGTTGAACAATTAATAGGTTGGAACTTTGGCAATGATGATTTTAGTGATTGGAAGTCCAACATCAATGGTGTAGATCTTAATAGAAATTATGATGCAGCATGGGATGAATACAAAGAGTTAGAAGCAGACTTTGGTGTCACAGGGCCAGGACCAGCATTATATGCAGGAAAAGCTCCAGAAAGCCAGCCGGAAGTAAAAGCTATGGTTGACTTTACAATGGCTAAAGAGTATCGATTAACCTTAGCTTATCATACCCAAGGACAGGTAATCTTTTGGGACTTTATGAATTTTGAGCCACCTGAATCACTACCCATAGGTGAGGAATTCTCTAAGGTGAGTGGCTATGTATTAGCAGATCCTGCACTGAGTCAATCATTCGCAGGATATAAAGATTGGTTTATTAAAGAGTTTTCTAGACCAGGTTATACCATTGAAGCTGGTATTGGCAAAAATCCTCTTCCCTTAGAGCAGTTTGGTACAATATATGAAGATAATGAAGAGTTACTACTGTTAGCATCAGTTATCTAA